From a single Leopardus geoffroyi isolate Oge1 chromosome E1, O.geoffroyi_Oge1_pat1.0, whole genome shotgun sequence genomic region:
- the PEX12 gene encoding peroxisome assembly protein 12 encodes MAEHGAHITTASVVDDQPSIFEVVAQESLMTAVRPALQHVVKVLAESNPAHYGFFWRWFDEIFTLLDLLLQQHYLSKTSASFSENFYGLKRIVMEDTHKLQRLASAGLPKQQLWKSIMFLVLLPYLKVKLEKLVSSLREEDEYSIHPPSSRWKQFYRAFLAAYPFVNMAWEGWFFAQQLRYILGKAQHHSPLLRLAGVRLGRLTVQDIQALEHRPAEVSMMQQPARSVGEKIKSALKKAVGGAALSLSTGLSVGVFFLQFLEWWYSSENQETVKSLTALPTPPPPVHLDYNSDSPLLPKMKTVCPLCRKTRVNDTVLATSGYVFCYRCVFNYVRSHQACPITGYPTEVQHLIKLYSPEN; translated from the exons ATGGCTGAGCACGGGGCTCACATCACAACTGCTTCTGTGGTGGATGACCAGCCATCCATCTTTGAGGTGGTAGCACAGGAGAGTTTAATGACAGCAGTGAGACCTGCTCTTCAGCATGTGGTCAAG GTTCTTGCAGAATCCAATCCTGCCCACTATGGCTTCTTTTGGAGGTGGTTTGATGAAATCTTCACCCTGCTAGATCTTCTGCTCCAGCAGCATTATTTGTCCAAAACCAGTGCCTCATTCTCTGAAAATTTTTATGGCTTAAAGCGCATTGTAATGGAGGACACACACAAGCTTCAGAGGTTGGCCAGTGCTGGTCTCCCAAAGCAGCAGCTTTGGAAGTCAATTAtgttcctggttcttcttccctaCCTGAAAGTGAAGCTTGAGAAGCTGGTTTCTAGCCTGAGAGAAGAGGATGAATATTCTATTCATCCCCCTTCTTCCCGTTGGAAACAGTTTTATAGAGCCTTCCTGGCAGCCTACCCATTTGTTAACATGGCATGGGAAGGCTGGTTTTTTGCACAACAACTTCGATACATCCTAGGAAAGGCTCAGCATCACTCACCACTGCTGAGGCTGGCTGGTGTTCGGTTAGGTCGACTTACAGTTCAGGATATACAAGCTCTGGAGCACAGACCAGCTGAAGTCAGCATGATGCAGCAACCAGCCAGGAG TGTTGGTGAGAAGATAAAGTCAGCTCTGAAGAAAGCTGTGGGAGGTGCTGCCTTATCCCTCTCTACTGGCCTTTCTGTGGGAGTATTCTTTCTGCAATTCCTTGAGTGGTGGTACTCATCTGAAAATCAAGAAACCGTCAAATCGCTGACTGCCCTACCTACTCCGCCACCACCTGTACACCTGGACTACAATTCTGATTCTCCTCTGTTACCCAAAATGAAGACTGTGTGCCCACTGTGTCGTAAAACCCGGGTGAATGATACTGTTCTTGCCACCTCTGGCTATGTGTTTTGTTATCGCTGTGTGTTTAATTATGTCAGGAGTCACCAAGCTTGTCCCATAACAGGTTATCCAACAGAAGTACAACATCTAATTAAACTGTACTCCCCTGAGAACTGA